From Mucilaginibacter gotjawali:
ATTTGTGTAGATCTTACTCCCGCCTGTGATTACGCTCAGGAGAAAAACTATTCACGTATGGCTTACGGGATACTTACCCCAAAAGAGATTTTGAGAAAACATCTTCGTGACGGCGATTACCGGTATGATGGATGTCCCGTCATGAAATTTGATGACTATTCTTTTATATTGATTGATTTTCGCTGTGTCAGGTCTTTTACGAACGAGGAGTTTTTATTTAAATTTCCCGACGCTCCCAAGTATCGCTTAAGAAATAATCTTCTTCTGGATATTACGGCCCAATTGGCTAATCATGTAAACCGTCCGGGTATAATTACGATTTGATTCAACAGCTCAATGAATAAATCCCTTTTTTAAGTCAAAAAAAACAGTTAAACCAAGAAAAATAAAATAGCACCTGAAAAACTATTTTTTATTAAAAATCTATCAGTTCCTTCAAAGGAATATTTAAACCCTTCGCAAATTCAATCATAGTCAAAAAGGTCATATTTAACTCCCCTTTTTCATATTTCTTAACATCAGCATAATCAATATCGCAATACTGCGCAAATTTCCTGTACGAGAGGTTTTGTTTTTTACGGAGCGCGAGCAGGTGTTTCCCAAATTGAATTAAATGCTCTTTTTGTTTTTCGCTTGCCATCCGCAAAGATTTCTGCAACGAAAATTGTCTTTTTGAGAGTCAAAAGTGTGGGTATATATACCCACACTATGCTATATTTGTTAATCTATTCTTGGAGAACTTAACTATGAAGATTAAACCGGATGATAGTGCAAAAAGTACTGATAAAAGAAATGCCAGAAGACGAAAGGTAATATATTATACGATAGCTTTAATCGTTCTTTGGGGATTTGTATACTTCGCGGCGCATTTTAAAATTATTAAATTTTAAAAATCCAACAACTCCTTCGCCTCAATTCCCAGCCCTTTTGCCAATTCAAAGATTGTAGATAGTTGAATATTTGTTTTTCCATTTTCAATCTTCGAAATCTGGCTGTCATCCAGATCGCAATTAGCTGCTAACGCTCTTAAAGAAAGACCCTTCGCGTCTCTTATCTTCTTTAGATTGTCTCCAAAGCGTTCTTGTAAGTCTTTAAAGTTATTTTTCAATTAATTTTAAAATAATCTCGTTGAAGTTCTTTTAATATATTTAAATTTTTGCGGATTTATCATACCGCATTTGTGAAAAAAGATTATATTTGTTTTGCGATACTTCAATCAATAAGAAGCATTCGCTTTTATCTCGACTTAGAAACCTGAGAAATTTCAATCCCGCGAGATGATAAGTGATATGCCCACGCCATAGGTGTGGGCTCGCTTATCGTGGGTGGGCCTCTCAGGTGCCCTAAGTCGGTAAGTTGAGTCCACGCCTATGGCGTTTTTGCGCTGGCCGGCTTACCAATTAGCAATAGTATGGAAGCGGCAATTATAAAACACAATTTCACGTCTGAATTATCTTTAAAAAAGATGATGGATGCCTTTTTTCAGGCAAATACACCGGATTCTGCCCGCGAATTTTTTTGGAAGGTATTTCAGTGCTGGGTAACACGCGACTGCAATATTAAAGCAGATCTGTCCGATGAAGAAGTAGCCCTGTTCTTCGATCAGTTAATCGACCTCGTGGCCGCGGCTTATATAGTACACGAGGCGAACAGGGTTTCACAAACCAGGCAGGAAGGAATGGAACATGAGTAATTACCCTGTCCAATCCTGGCTGCTACTGATCTCACCTCCTGAGTGATTTTATCCTTCGGCTGAGCGAATTCCCGCCCGGCCGCTAAATCAATTTATTAATTAAAACAAACTAAAATGAAGCTAAAAATATGCTTAATGGCACTGCTATGCCTTTTTTTCCGGGCAAGCGGCCATAATATAAATAACAATCACTTCCTTAAAATAGGCGATCATGTGCCTGATATAACCATTCAGAATATGCTCTTTAATAGCTCCCGCAGTGTAAAAATATCGGACTATAAGGGAAAAATCCTGGTGCTCGATTTTTGGGCTACGTGGTGCAGCTCATGTATCTCTCATTTCCCTGAAATGTATGCCCTGCAGAAAAAAATACCAGATCAGTTACAAATACTACTGGTGAATTGCAAATCTACCAGGGACAGCGAAACAAACATTAAGGCGTTTTTTGAAAAGCGAAAAGCCTACTATCATTTTCCGACGGTGGTTATGGATACCGCCCTGGAAGCGATGTTTCCGCATCATTCAATTCCGCACTATGTGTGGATTAAAGACAATGTTTTGATTGCGGTTACCTATGCAGATGAACTGAATGAGGCCAACGTAATAAAGGCGCTGAGCGAACCGAAAGTTCATTTACCTGAAAAGACCTTCATACCTTATGATCTGTCGAGGCCCTACTTTAACAGCAGTGACAGTTCGGGTTCCGCTGACTATTTGTATAGGTCTTATTTGGGAATATACAAGGACGGCCTTCATGCCATCTCTGGCTTTTCTTTCGTGAATGACACCTTAATAAACCGGATCGATGTCATGAATGCCTCCCGGATCCAGCTGATCAAATTTGCGTTTCCCGCATTCGCTGAATTTAAGTCAGACCGGATCATTCTCAATGTTGCCCGCAAAACAGATTTTTCTGCCGACAGTTCATCAACAGCTTGGCGTTCCAGGAATTGTTTTTGCTATGAATCATCATTTCCGCCATGTGAAAGAAGCCTTGCACTTTCCATAATGCAGGGCGATATCCGGAAATATTTGCGGGTAAAAATTGACACGGTGGAGGCGGAGCAGGGCTGTCATATTTTAAGCGTGGCAGATCGAAACAGGCTAGTCCATATTCCTCCCAATACCCATCCCGAAACCAATATCAACGAACACACCGGCGCAGCTGTTTATTTTATTAATAGCAGCCTGCATGCTTTCATGCTCAAAATGGAAGATATCTACCGCGTGCTGTTCATCGATGAAACTGCCGGTATCGAACGGGTTAGCCTGAATTTGCCTCCGGATCTTTTGGATGAAAAATCATTGTCGGAAAGCCTTTACAAACAAGGTTTCAAATTAACAAAGGGAAAAAGAAAAATCAAATTACTGGTAATCTCTGATGATATATCCAAAGCAGGTTGCCTGAATCAGTAAACCATTTAAAATCAATTTTATGAAAATCCTGTACATCATACTTTTTATCATAAGTCCCCTAACGGCGTTTTGTCAAACCGTGACAGGCAACGTTCAGGACCAGGAGGGGAAACCCCTTGCTGGTATCACGGTATCCGTGAAAGACACGAAAATTGCGACTGCCACAAATGAAAAAGGGCAGTTCAGGCTGGTTGTGGAAGATCCTGCCGCTGTCATTCGTTTTACTTCAGAAAATATGGAAACGCATGAGATCAGACTTGCCGGTCAGAAAGCACTCACAGTAGTGCTGAAGCAAAAAACAAACAGTCTTGATGAGGTTCATATCATTGCTTACGGAACAAGTACGCAAAGAAATACTGTTGGCTCAATCACCAAAGTTTCAGGGGCGGATATCAGTGCACAACCCGTTACCAATCCGCTGGCCGGGCTGGAAGGCAGAGTACCCGGCATGGTGGTTTCGTCCACAAGCGGGATTCCGGGGGCGTCGTTCACCTTGCAGATCAGGGGACAGAATGCTGTAAATCCAAGTCTTTCCGGAAATATCGTCGCACCGCTTAGTCAGCCGCTATTTATAATCGACGGCGTTCCCTATGCTCCGCAAAACGGAAATATCAATCAATTTCCGTCGCTGGCCTCGCCGGGGTCAAATAATGTCTATAATAACAAGTACGGGGGAATAAGTCCTTTTGACGGCATAAATCCTTCGGACATCGAAAGCGTAGAGGTTTTGCGGGATGCCGATGCTACGGCGATCTACGGGTCAAGGGGCGGAAACGGGGTGATCATCATCACGACCAAAAAAGGACAGGCAGGTAAAACGCAGTTCAACCTTAACATCGTTGATGGAGAAAGCGTTGTCGGGCATACCATGCCTATGATGAATACCTCACAATATCTCGCCATGCGAAAACAGGCTTTTGCGAATGATGGGCTTACGCCCAATAACATTCAGTATGACCAGGCCTATGCACCGGACCTAACCCTATTTGATACCACCCGCAATACAGACTGGAAAAAGTACTTCTTTGGCAATACGGCGCATAACCTGAATGTGAATTCATCCCTTTCGGGAGGTACGGCAAACACCCAGTTTCGGTTAGGGGCCGGTTTTAACCGTGATACCTATATTTTTCCTGGAGACTACGCGGACAGCAGGGCAAGTTTTTCAGCCAATGTGCACCATATTTCCGACAACAAAAGACTAACGGTCGATTTTACCGCCACTTATTCATACGAGAAAAACAACTCATCAGGAAACCCCAACCTTTTGCTCGCCTATACCCTGGAACCAGATTACCCGTCCCTGCTGGACAGCAAGGGCAACCTGGTTTGGAATTATAATGGTGTCCCGCTTGACGGCGCACCGGGCGGATGGAACGCACTTTCCTACCTGAAGGAACTGTACACTATTCAAAATACATCCCTGAACAGTAATTTACTGATCGGATATAAGATCATAGATGGACTTACTTTCAGAACAAGCCTCGGCTACAGCACCTATAACAGTCAGGAATATTACGGAGATCCCGTTGCTGCTCAAAACCCGGAGTACAGTCCGGTCGCCAGTACACGCTTCGGTAACAATAACTTTATGACATGGATCCTGGAGCCGCAGTTAGAATACAAACGCACCTTTAAAAAGGCTTCTTTTAACCTCCTTATTGGCGGAACAATTCAAAAGAATACCAATTATCAGACCGAAACAGATGGAAGCGGTTATGTAAACGATGTGCTGATACAATCAATATCCGGTTCACCTGTGCAGTACGCGACGGATTCCTATTCCGAATATAAGTATATCGCTGCCTTCGGAAGATTTAACTTCAAATGGGATGGTAAATACATAGTCGACATCACAGGAAACCGGGACGGTTCCAGCCGTTTTGGCCCGAACAAACAGTTTGGCAACTTCGGTTCTGTCGGTGGTGCCTGGCTTTTTAACGAAGAGAACTTTTTTAAAAACAAGTTCAGTTTTATTACCTATGGCAAGCTAAGGGTAAGCTACGGTATTACCGGGAGTGACCAGATCGCCAACTACCAGTTTCTGTCACGATGGAATCCCACCACCTACAACTATGGCGGCAATATCGGTTATACACCCCAAAATCTCTACAACCCGGATTTTAGCTGGGCAACCACCCGGAAACTGGAATTTGGTCTGGAACTTGGCTTCGTACAGGACAGGATATTATTGAATTCTACGTGGTATCGGAATCGTTCCGGGAACCAGCTCGTGACCTATAATCTTCCGGCGCAGACGGGCTTCAGCAGCGTCCTGGAAAATGAAAACGCCGTAGTTCAGAATACAGGTTTTGAATTTACATTACAGTCCACGATTTTAAAGACCAAAGCCCTAACATGGACGAGCGCTTTCAATATTACGTTTCCGAAAAATAAGCTTTTATCATTTCCGGGGCTGGCAGAGTCGAGCTATTCCACAACCTACAGGATAGGCCAGCCCATCTCAATTGTGAATGTTTACCGTTATGCAGGCGTAAATCCGGGTACGGGTTATTTTCAGTTTTACAACGCATCCGGCCAGATTACTGAAGATCCTGTTCAACGCGGAGGCGGTAGCCTAAACGATCAGAACTACGCCGTAAACCTTGACCCGAAGTTTTATGGCGGATGGCAAAACAGTTTCAGCTACAAGCAATTTCAGCTGAACATCTTTCTGGAATACAGGAAACAAACAGGCGTAAATTATCTGCAGTCGGTTTACAGCTATCTGCCGGGTAATGAATTCAACCAGCCGGTTGCCTTACTGAATGCATGGAGCAAACCGGGCCAGGTTACAAATTTTGAAATGCTATCCTCCCAGTATTCACAGGCAGCAAATGAAGCTAATTATTTCCTGCAGTCCAGCGGCATCTATAGTGATGCATCGTACCTGCGGTTAAAAACACTTTCATTCTCTTATTCACTGCCGCAACCGGTCGTGAAGAAGTTAAATCTCCAGAATATTCGTTTCTACGTTTCCGCACAAAACCTGTTTACTATAACAAATTATAAAGGCAACGACCCTGAAACACAAAATTTCTATGGTGTCCCGCCTTTAAAGACAATTGTCTGTGGTCTTCAACTTACCTTTTAAATCATTGATCATGAAAACAATAAAAAATAACCTCTTTTTAATTTTCTTTACGTTCATGGCGCTCTCTTCCTGCAAGAAATTTGTTGAAGTAAGCCAGCCAAAAAACCAAATCACTACATCACAGGTATTTGCCGATAGCACTGATGCTAATGCCGCAATCATTGACGTTTACATCAATATGATGACTAGTGCCATGGGCTATGATTCGGGTGGCCTGACCGTATTTACCGGTTTGTCAGTTGATGAACTCTACCAGACTTCAAACAATGCAGTATATAATCAATTTTACGTCAACAACATTAGTTCAACCAATTCAACCAATAACGGCTTATGGATTAGTGCTTATGGTTATATCTACACACTGAATGCCTGTATAGAAGGCATTACGGCGAGCAAAGGAATACAGCCTTCTGCGAAAGCGCAGCTAATTGCTGAGGCAAGATTTGTACGGGCCTTTCAATATTTTTACTTGGTTAATTTATATGGAGGGGTGCCTGTCGTGACAAGTACCGACTATAATGTCACCCGTTTAACCGGCAGGTCATCCACAGACCTGGTTTATAACCAGATCATTGCGGACCTGCAATATGCGGAATCCAACCTGAATAATTCTGCAGCGTTTGAGCGCCCGACTCCCTACGCAGCGAGTGCACTTTTAGCCAAAGTTTATTTATATACAGGTAAAAGCGGTTTGGCAGAGACGGAGGCTTCAAAAGTGATCAACTCAGGCATCTTCAATCTTGAACCGGATTTAAATAGTGTTTTTTTGGGGTCCAGCGCTGAAACGATCTGGAAACTGCTGCCGGTTGCACCCAATACGGCTACTTTTGAAGGGCTGTTTTTTGTACCTTCTTCACGCAGCGCAACACCAAGGTATGTGCTAGCCCCGTCACTTTTTAGTTCCTTTGAAACGGGGGATCAACGCATGATCAACTGGGTCCAGGTGAATACAATAGCAGGAAAAGCTTATCCATATCCGTATAAATACAAACAGGGAACCACATCATCCCCAAATGAAGATTATGTGATACTCCGTTTAGCAGATCAATATCTGATCAGGGCCGAAGCAGAAGTTACTCAGGATAAGCTAACCGCTGCGGTTGCTGACCTCAATGTGATCCGGAACAGAGCCGGACTGCCAAATGCTACAGCCTCAGATCATGCTTCCATAGTAGCGGCAATTCAGCGGGAACGACGGTCAGAGTTTTTTTGTGAATGGGGGAACCGCTGGTTTGATTTAAAAAGATGGAATCTTTCGGGTTCGGCTTTAAGCGCCGTGAAAAGTAGTTTGACAGCTAATGCTTTAGTATATCCTGTTCCCATCCAGCAAATTACAGCTAATCCGGACTTGAGGCAAAATCCGGGGTATTGAGCAAAAAAACAAGAGGAAGCTTTTACTTAAGCCTCCTCTTGTTATCATTTATAAGGACTGTACAATTCCTAAGAGTTAAATACAAGCTAATTAAAGCAGCGGCAATTTTACAAAAGAAGTGCGCAAGCAATGCATTTGCAGGAGCCTGATCTTGTCGGCACATTGGAAAGTATTTAAGACTTATACAAAGCTTTCCAAAATGTGAGGAGCGTTCCAGTAAAGTTAGAGCCTCTTTTGCTTCCTCAAAGACGTATGTTTTTCCTATTATCGGATGAATACTATTTATTTCAAAGGCATTATTCATCCTATGAAACATTTCCTTTGACCCTACATTGACGCCTTTCAGCTAAAAATAGTTGTGCACCATTAACTTGCACCATCCGTAGAGCCGGTACCCGTACTGAACTCTCTAAACGCTGATTCAGCTTGCATCACCTCAGTTCCTAATATTTTCTTATAAAATTGCTCACAGATGTTCTTGTCGTTTTAATCTTTTTCAATACCGTTTTCCTCCACGGAAAAATTCTCCATTTGTTTACCCCGTTTATCCATTTTTTCGGATTTTTTGATGCTACACCTTTGTATTGTCAATAAGGACATAAAAAAATATAAATATGAAAGATTTCAAAGTTCCAACCAGAGAAGAAGTAACGCCGGAAAACCAGGCTATTTTTGATACGCTTCAAAAAGCATTGGGTTTCGTGCCAAATTTATATGCTACCATTGCATACTCAGCCAACGGGTTAGGTAAATACCTTGCATACCAGGGCGCAAAAACAAGCTTAAGCAACAAAGAAAAAGAAGCGGTTAACCTGATCGTAAGCCAAGTGAATGGCTGTGTCTATTGCCAGAGCGCACATACACTTATCGGTAAAATGAACGGTTTCACCGAAGACGAACTTCTTGATATTCGCAGGGGCAAAGCGGCAAACCCACGTTTAAACGCGCTGGTAAAATTAGCAGAGAGCATTACAGCAAGCCGCGGAAACGCAAAACCAAGCGCAGTAGAAGAATTTTTCGCGCAAGGCTTCACCAATGAGAACCTGGTCGACCTGATCCTGCAGATCAGTGATAAAGTTGCGATGAATTATCTTCATAATTTAACGCAAATACCGGTTGATTTTCCTTTAGCTCCCGCAATTTAAAAACGTTGTCCGGTCGGATACTCATTGGCGGCGCCTTTCACCTGTTTACAAAATCAGCAGGTGGGGCAGCCGCTGATTAGTTTGCAATATTCCTGAAATATTTTGGCAGTAAGCGGCTGGGATCGAATACATCTAATAATGTTAAGCAAAAAGCATCAACCCAATATCAAAATTATGAAAACATTCAGAACACCCGTCCTATGTGCATTATTATTGGTTTTAACCTATCAAACCAGGGCACAGGCCAACCGCGATAATGTGCCTGTAAATTACCTTAAAATAAGCATAAAGCAGTTGCTGTCAAAGCAAAAGCATAGCGGTAAAGACAGCATCACCTTTTTATCCGAGGCCACGATGACCGGAAAACTGATCCGCATCAATAAAAATAAAGAATTTGCCGATGTATCCATGTTTAACCTGATATATTACGTTATCGAGGGAAAAGGTAAACTTAAAACAGGGAACAATGAATGCGATCTGGATAAAGGTTCGGTCGTGTTTGTTCCGCGTAATATCAAGAGTTCATTTGAGGATGTAACAGTTCCCCTCAATATAATTGAACTTATTTCATTGGAAGATAAAAGCAAGGGGGACTCTGCCAGCACCAGTTTCTCTTTGGATCATCTCAGCGCCGCAAAACTGCCCGGAAAAAATGTATTCAAGGTATTTATAAATAACCAATCTATGCTATCGGGCTTGTATTTGCTGCCTGAACAGCTTAAAGGCGATAGTACGATCTATACCCACCGATTCGACGAAATCAATCTGATCACCAGTGGTTCAGGCAAATTCCAGGCAGGTAACAAAAACCTGAAAATCAAACCCGGCGATATCGTATATGTAAGAAGAGGTGCCGGACACAAATTTAACTCCCTGAAACAAGACATGGAGATCCTCATATTTTTCGAAAAAAGATCGGTACAGTGACCGCGTCTCCTCTAAAATATCTTCGCTGAAATAACATCAAAGTTTTTAACATGCCCAAATACAAAGGGGGCTTTTTTACATCGATACATACAATAAAATGAAAAGAATAGCAATTAACGGATTTGGCCGGATCGGCCGGGCCGCATTAAAAATAATTATGAACACACCGGGATTGAAACTGGTAGCTGTTAACGATTTGATGACATTAGAGAATGCCGCGTATTTATTGAAATATGACAGTATATATGGAAAGTATGAAACC
This genomic window contains:
- a CDS encoding helix-turn-helix domain-containing protein, with the protein product MASEKQKEHLIQFGKHLLALRKKQNLSYRKFAQYCDIDYADVKKYEKGELNMTFLTMIEFAKGLNIPLKELIDF
- a CDS encoding helix-turn-helix domain-containing protein, giving the protein MKNNFKDLQERFGDNLKKIRDAKGLSLRALAANCDLDDSQISKIENGKTNIQLSTIFELAKGLGIEAKELLDF
- a CDS encoding TlpA family protein disulfide reductase, with product MKLKICLMALLCLFFRASGHNINNNHFLKIGDHVPDITIQNMLFNSSRSVKISDYKGKILVLDFWATWCSSCISHFPEMYALQKKIPDQLQILLVNCKSTRDSETNIKAFFEKRKAYYHFPTVVMDTALEAMFPHHSIPHYVWIKDNVLIAVTYADELNEANVIKALSEPKVHLPEKTFIPYDLSRPYFNSSDSSGSADYLYRSYLGIYKDGLHAISGFSFVNDTLINRIDVMNASRIQLIKFAFPAFAEFKSDRIILNVARKTDFSADSSSTAWRSRNCFCYESSFPPCERSLALSIMQGDIRKYLRVKIDTVEAEQGCHILSVADRNRLVHIPPNTHPETNINEHTGAAVYFINSSLHAFMLKMEDIYRVLFIDETAGIERVSLNLPPDLLDEKSLSESLYKQGFKLTKGKRKIKLLVISDDISKAGCLNQ
- a CDS encoding SusC/RagA family TonB-linked outer membrane protein codes for the protein MKILYIILFIISPLTAFCQTVTGNVQDQEGKPLAGITVSVKDTKIATATNEKGQFRLVVEDPAAVIRFTSENMETHEIRLAGQKALTVVLKQKTNSLDEVHIIAYGTSTQRNTVGSITKVSGADISAQPVTNPLAGLEGRVPGMVVSSTSGIPGASFTLQIRGQNAVNPSLSGNIVAPLSQPLFIIDGVPYAPQNGNINQFPSLASPGSNNVYNNKYGGISPFDGINPSDIESVEVLRDADATAIYGSRGGNGVIIITTKKGQAGKTQFNLNIVDGESVVGHTMPMMNTSQYLAMRKQAFANDGLTPNNIQYDQAYAPDLTLFDTTRNTDWKKYFFGNTAHNLNVNSSLSGGTANTQFRLGAGFNRDTYIFPGDYADSRASFSANVHHISDNKRLTVDFTATYSYEKNNSSGNPNLLLAYTLEPDYPSLLDSKGNLVWNYNGVPLDGAPGGWNALSYLKELYTIQNTSLNSNLLIGYKIIDGLTFRTSLGYSTYNSQEYYGDPVAAQNPEYSPVASTRFGNNNFMTWILEPQLEYKRTFKKASFNLLIGGTIQKNTNYQTETDGSGYVNDVLIQSISGSPVQYATDSYSEYKYIAAFGRFNFKWDGKYIVDITGNRDGSSRFGPNKQFGNFGSVGGAWLFNEENFFKNKFSFITYGKLRVSYGITGSDQIANYQFLSRWNPTTYNYGGNIGYTPQNLYNPDFSWATTRKLEFGLELGFVQDRILLNSTWYRNRSGNQLVTYNLPAQTGFSSVLENENAVVQNTGFEFTLQSTILKTKALTWTSAFNITFPKNKLLSFPGLAESSYSTTYRIGQPISIVNVYRYAGVNPGTGYFQFYNASGQITEDPVQRGGGSLNDQNYAVNLDPKFYGGWQNSFSYKQFQLNIFLEYRKQTGVNYLQSVYSYLPGNEFNQPVALLNAWSKPGQVTNFEMLSSQYSQAANEANYFLQSSGIYSDASYLRLKTLSFSYSLPQPVVKKLNLQNIRFYVSAQNLFTITNYKGNDPETQNFYGVPPLKTIVCGLQLTF
- a CDS encoding RagB/SusD family nutrient uptake outer membrane protein, with the translated sequence MKTIKNNLFLIFFTFMALSSCKKFVEVSQPKNQITTSQVFADSTDANAAIIDVYINMMTSAMGYDSGGLTVFTGLSVDELYQTSNNAVYNQFYVNNISSTNSTNNGLWISAYGYIYTLNACIEGITASKGIQPSAKAQLIAEARFVRAFQYFYLVNLYGGVPVVTSTDYNVTRLTGRSSTDLVYNQIIADLQYAESNLNNSAAFERPTPYAASALLAKVYLYTGKSGLAETEASKVINSGIFNLEPDLNSVFLGSSAETIWKLLPVAPNTATFEGLFFVPSSRSATPRYVLAPSLFSSFETGDQRMINWVQVNTIAGKAYPYPYKYKQGTTSSPNEDYVILRLADQYLIRAEAEVTQDKLTAAVADLNVIRNRAGLPNATASDHASIVAAIQRERRSEFFCEWGNRWFDLKRWNLSGSALSAVKSSLTANALVYPVPIQQITANPDLRQNPGY
- a CDS encoding carboxymuconolactone decarboxylase family protein; this encodes MKDFKVPTREEVTPENQAIFDTLQKALGFVPNLYATIAYSANGLGKYLAYQGAKTSLSNKEKEAVNLIVSQVNGCVYCQSAHTLIGKMNGFTEDELLDIRRGKAANPRLNALVKLAESITASRGNAKPSAVEEFFAQGFTNENLVDLILQISDKVAMNYLHNLTQIPVDFPLAPAI
- a CDS encoding cupin domain-containing protein, coding for MKTFRTPVLCALLLVLTYQTRAQANRDNVPVNYLKISIKQLLSKQKHSGKDSITFLSEATMTGKLIRINKNKEFADVSMFNLIYYVIEGKGKLKTGNNECDLDKGSVVFVPRNIKSSFEDVTVPLNIIELISLEDKSKGDSASTSFSLDHLSAAKLPGKNVFKVFINNQSMLSGLYLLPEQLKGDSTIYTHRFDEINLITSGSGKFQAGNKNLKIKPGDIVYVRRGAGHKFNSLKQDMEILIFFEKRSVQ